A single genomic interval of Bradyrhizobium sp. sBnM-33 harbors:
- a CDS encoding bifunctional 5,10-methylenetetrahydrofolate dehydrogenase/5,10-methenyltetrahydrofolate cyclohydrolase, with product MTAEIIDGRKQAQILLDSIADGLEQLSQAPGLAVVLVGDDPASHIYVRSKIKIAKQLGLRGETEILPHGVSEAELLSVITTLNERDDIDGILVQLPLPAHIDTLRIMDAIDPAKDVDGLHALNAGRLLHGADALVPCTPSGCLKLIKSIAPDLTGCHAVVIGSSNIVGRPMAALLLEERATVTQTHVHTRGIACVCREADILVSAVGKPGLVRYDWIKPQAIVIDVGTTRVAKQDSGYAVQGDVVFEEAVQVAGAITPVPRGVGPMTIACLMENTVKAARGRLTARMQRPSTSAH from the coding sequence ATGACTGCGGAAATCATCGACGGGCGCAAACAGGCTCAAATTCTTCTCGACAGTATTGCCGATGGGCTGGAGCAGCTATCCCAAGCGCCAGGGCTGGCGGTGGTGCTGGTCGGCGACGACCCGGCCAGTCACATCTACGTCCGAAGCAAGATCAAGATCGCAAAGCAGTTGGGGTTGCGCGGCGAGACGGAAATCCTGCCGCATGGCGTCAGCGAGGCCGAGCTGCTTTCCGTTATTACGACACTGAACGAGCGGGACGATATCGACGGCATTCTCGTCCAACTCCCGTTGCCGGCGCACATCGACACGTTGCGCATCATGGACGCGATCGATCCGGCCAAGGATGTCGACGGCCTGCATGCGCTGAACGCCGGCCGCCTGCTGCATGGCGCCGACGCCCTCGTGCCATGCACGCCGTCGGGTTGCCTGAAACTCATCAAGTCAATCGCACCGGATCTTACCGGGTGTCACGCCGTCGTCATCGGCAGCTCGAATATCGTCGGCAGACCGATGGCAGCGCTGCTGCTGGAAGAGCGCGCGACGGTGACACAAACGCATGTCCATACACGCGGCATCGCGTGCGTCTGCCGTGAGGCGGACATCCTGGTCAGCGCGGTCGGCAAGCCCGGACTTGTCCGCTACGACTGGATCAAGCCGCAAGCCATCGTCATCGACGTTGGCACCACGCGTGTCGCGAAGCAGGACAGCGGATACGCCGTTCAGGGCGACGTCGTCTTCGAGGAGGCGGTGCAGGTTGCCGGAGCCATTACGCCCGTGCCAAGAGGTGTCGGTCCGATGACTATCGCCTGCCTGATGGAGAATACGGTGAAGGCAGCGAGAGGCCGGCTAACGGCAAGGATGCAACGGCCGTCTACCTCGGCACACTAG
- a CDS encoding phospholipase D-like domain-containing protein, whose protein sequence is MTKIVRATAFSNNEVAYIAWEIDGPAIPGCLGFNIVREFLNSAGDVIEAKPLAAYVAFKGQHNPEGLAQNTTVWPVQKFNWRDLTLRKRRSKLERREERLRVRYCIRAVGHLRDGLERVEVVPESHFDRKARQEVLHTYEGEPIPLGFLTPEFRTNVMDVPRDRGPFTSTFTNGILSTQFIVRILQEDGRITPGELEGRLKSPDDFLRNYLAGEVLPLIENFFAQPGGRFHAALYELEDKQLEDFLAANAERLDLILSDAGSSSSADEQGDPTPKSKKAKSAMKKTSAAKKSKKITLYDTRNEAARSVLQKLARKSGTKFKLQHRMFNGSGHIGHNKFIVYVDDTGTAKSVLTGSTNWTWSGVAGQSNNCIRIDDEEIAAGFLAYWRRLHKDKLKVPKPLSAKASDANQSDKLKAENRKAVTGKLPDGGTFECWFSPNMPGKEQPPAKTVKTLPPPPPDMDRLFSLMRKARKAIFFLVFMPSRGGLNSIVAEAVNLGLKDTSLNVVGAISDTQAMWGYEASRKTESGAKIPASSPHVFQQGGISVVRATALTDKEIGRELGDFRLAETLTVGRAIIHDKILVIDPLDPDNCVVAFGSHNLGYKASYSNDENLTIVRGHQALAEAYAVHVLDVYDHYRFRAVEAEVNAGKKGKSKTGREKQGWVGFLATTDAWQQRSSHRLSRYFTQ, encoded by the coding sequence ATGACCAAAATCGTGCGCGCGACCGCGTTTTCCAACAATGAGGTCGCTTACATTGCTTGGGAGATCGATGGCCCGGCCATACCGGGCTGCCTCGGCTTCAACATCGTCCGTGAATTTCTCAACTCCGCCGGAGATGTCATCGAGGCAAAGCCGCTCGCCGCCTATGTGGCCTTCAAAGGTCAGCACAACCCGGAGGGCTTGGCTCAGAACACGACGGTCTGGCCGGTGCAGAAATTCAATTGGCGCGACCTGACATTGCGCAAGAGGCGTAGCAAACTGGAGCGACGCGAAGAGAGGTTGCGGGTGCGCTATTGTATCCGCGCAGTCGGGCACCTGCGGGACGGCCTGGAGAGGGTCGAGGTCGTGCCCGAAAGCCACTTTGACCGCAAAGCCAGACAGGAAGTCCTTCACACCTACGAAGGCGAGCCGATCCCTCTCGGCTTTTTGACCCCGGAGTTCCGCACGAATGTTATGGACGTGCCGCGCGACCGCGGGCCATTTACCTCGACCTTCACCAACGGCATTTTGTCGACGCAGTTCATCGTGCGTATCCTGCAAGAGGACGGCAGGATCACGCCCGGCGAATTGGAGGGGCGGCTGAAAAGTCCCGACGATTTCCTGAGGAACTATCTGGCCGGCGAAGTCCTTCCACTCATCGAGAACTTTTTCGCGCAGCCCGGAGGCCGCTTCCATGCGGCGCTCTACGAGCTCGAGGATAAGCAACTCGAGGACTTTCTCGCGGCGAATGCGGAGCGTCTTGATCTGATCCTTTCGGATGCCGGCAGCAGTTCAAGTGCGGACGAGCAAGGAGACCCGACGCCGAAAAGCAAAAAGGCAAAATCGGCGATGAAGAAAACGAGCGCGGCCAAGAAGAGCAAGAAGATTACGCTCTATGACACGCGCAATGAGGCGGCCCGCAGCGTTCTGCAAAAGCTCGCCAGGAAATCCGGCACGAAATTCAAGCTGCAGCATCGAATGTTCAATGGGTCGGGCCACATCGGTCATAACAAGTTCATCGTCTACGTCGATGACACCGGCACGGCGAAATCGGTCCTGACCGGTTCGACCAATTGGACCTGGTCGGGCGTCGCGGGCCAGAGCAACAACTGCATCCGTATTGATGACGAAGAAATCGCCGCCGGGTTCCTCGCTTACTGGCGGCGTCTGCACAAGGACAAACTGAAAGTCCCAAAGCCGTTGAGCGCGAAGGCATCCGACGCCAATCAAAGCGATAAACTCAAGGCCGAGAATCGCAAAGCCGTGACAGGCAAGCTTCCCGACGGCGGCACATTCGAATGCTGGTTTTCACCGAATATGCCCGGCAAGGAGCAGCCACCCGCAAAAACCGTGAAGACGCTGCCTCCGCCTCCTCCCGACATGGATCGTCTGTTTTCGCTCATGCGCAAGGCGCGGAAGGCGATATTTTTCCTCGTGTTCATGCCTTCTCGTGGCGGCCTGAACTCGATCGTGGCCGAAGCCGTCAATCTCGGCCTCAAGGATACGTCCCTCAACGTGGTCGGTGCAATTTCCGATACACAGGCGATGTGGGGCTATGAAGCCAGTCGCAAGACTGAATCGGGCGCAAAAATTCCAGCCTCATCGCCGCATGTTTTTCAGCAAGGCGGTATCTCAGTCGTGCGAGCCACTGCACTCACCGATAAGGAAATCGGCCGGGAGCTCGGAGATTTCCGGCTCGCCGAGACATTGACGGTCGGACGTGCGATCATTCACGATAAGATTCTCGTCATCGACCCGCTTGATCCGGATAACTGCGTCGTCGCGTTTGGAAGCCATAATCTCGGATACAAGGCTTCATACTCGAACGACGAAAATTTGACCATCGTGCGGGGACATCAAGCGCTGGCCGAGGCCTACGCGGTGCATGTGCTCGACGTCTATGATCATTATCGGTTCCGTGCCGTCGAAGCGGAGGTGAACGCCGGCAAGAAGGGCAAGAGCAAAACCGGCAGGGAGAAGCAAGGCTGGGTCGGCTTTCTTGCCACCACCGACGCATGGCAGCAGCGGTCGTCGCATCGGCTGTCGCGGTATTTCACGCAGTGA
- a CDS encoding GyrI-like domain-containing protein: MEKLDLKKVRKPLFTAPLNRFVTINVPPVSYLMVDGHGDPNTAQAYKLAVESLYATAFTIKFSCKANGKDFVVMPLEGLWSAPDPESFSARRKDEWEWTMMIMVPDYVDDETFLAARIKAREKLGTLPESLRLESLEEGLCLQALHVGSYDDEGPLLAMLHGEIMPSGGYDFAGWHHEVYLSDPRKTAPEKLKTVIRQPVRQN; encoded by the coding sequence ATGGAAAAGCTGGACCTAAAGAAGGTGAGGAAGCCACTCTTCACCGCTCCCCTTAATCGCTTCGTGACGATCAATGTGCCGCCGGTTTCCTACCTCATGGTAGATGGTCATGGTGACCCGAACACCGCCCAAGCTTATAAACTGGCCGTGGAGAGCCTCTACGCGACGGCCTTTACGATCAAATTCTCCTGCAAGGCAAACGGGAAAGACTTCGTCGTGATGCCATTGGAGGGACTTTGGTCAGCTCCCGACCCTGAGAGCTTCTCCGCACGGCGCAAGGACGAATGGGAGTGGACCATGATGATCATGGTGCCGGACTATGTGGATGACGAAACCTTCCTGGCTGCCAGGATCAAGGCGCGAGAGAAGCTCGGCACACTTCCTGAAAGTCTGAGGCTCGAAAGCCTGGAGGAAGGCCTCTGCCTCCAAGCATTGCACGTGGGCAGCTACGACGACGAAGGGCCGCTGCTCGCGATGTTGCACGGGGAGATCATGCCTTCGGGCGGCTACGACTTCGCCGGTTGGCATCATGAGGTCTATCTGAGCGACCCTCGCAAGACTGCGCCTGAAAAACTCAAGACGGTGATCCGCCAACCTGTGCGGCAGAACTGA